Proteins co-encoded in one Pelobates fuscus isolate aPelFus1 chromosome 5, aPelFus1.pri, whole genome shotgun sequence genomic window:
- the ZCCHC8 gene encoding zinc finger CCHC domain-containing protein 8 — protein sequence MNHVVSKQYHQEVEDFVTSLVQKYEESQKSNSEKTSFNIKPQPSSILLEESGCSNGSTIKKIKDAFSVVGNVLYFTHFCLDKLGQPLLNENPQLTDGWEIPKYQQVFTQIVSLDGQEIQVKAKRPKPCCFNCGSEEHQMKDCQKPRNQAHINMKRKEFMDACGEAGNQNYQQRYHAEEVEERFNKFKPGLISEELREALGMSDSCLPPFIYRMRHLGYPPGWLKESELENSGLSLYDGKESSDGDLEEGEMHSNVKHVSYDVSKLVSYPGFNTLVPDWMTDDWRSYGSIPMQANHQREAFASYLTNNYPTHSPNTSIKRSASPSASFNRKKQKSSGNQRESPVDMDMESDMDTVLSSPSSGSFKFQPPLPPGSPLYGTPPPLPRGTPPSTPTNFIPPPPPTPTPPPLPKGTPPPTPKRGSPMPHGKDSLNVQPQVVDSMDEDALTLEELEEQQRLIWAALENAESTNSDSDAPTPLTVTSVTSSPSRTDVDNVTETKPAIHNPGSISNNSDAFLDAIATEPDDDTSVLPEDDDISVLPEEDELLKDNHVDCTVVEGNGSAINAAEEKTEVNADAPEESACEVPSVTNSGKPDMSKFAAGITPFEYDNMSESTGTYLRLRNVLKNSPRNQQKGKPL from the exons GCAATATCATCAAGAAGTTGAAGATTTCGTAACAAGTTTAGTTCAAAAGTATGAAGAGAGCCAGAAATCTAATTCCGAGAAAACATCTTTTAACATCAAGCCTCAG CCATCTAGTATTTTGTTGGAAGAAAGCGGGTGTTCTAATGGGAGTacaattaagaaaataaaagatGCCTTCAGT GTTGTTGGAAATGTTCTGTATTTCACTCATTTCTGCCTGGATAAGCTTGGACAGCCGTTATTAAATGAAAACCCGCAGCTGACAGATGGATGGGAAATTCCAAA ATACCAGCAAGTTTTTACACAGATTGTGTCTCTAGATGGGCAAGAAATACAAGTAAAGGCAAAAAG ACCAAAACCATGCTGCTTCAATTGTGGTTCAGAGGAACATCAGATGAAAGACTGCCAAAAA CCACGAAATCAAGCACACATTAACATGAAGAGAAAGGAGTTTATGGATGCATGCGGAGAAGCAGGTAACCAGAATTACCAGCAGAGGTACCACGCTGAAGAAGTAGAAGAGAGGTTTAACAAGTTTAAACCTGGACTTATTAG CGAGGAACTTCGAGAAGCCCTTGGCATGTCTGACAGTTGCCTGCCCCCATTTATATATCGAATGCGCCATTTAGGTTATCCTCCTGGGTGGCTGAAAGAATCTGAACTAGAGAATTCAGGGCTCTCCCTTTACGATGGAAAAG AATCGAGTGATGGAGATTTAGAAGAAGGAGAGATGCACTCAAACGTGAAACATGTCTCCTATGATGTCTCTAAATTAGTTAGTTATCCTGGGTTTAATACGTTGGTCCCCGATTGGATGACAGAT GATTGGAGAAGCTATGGCTCGATTCCTATGCAAGCAAACCATCAGAGAGAAGCTTTTGCTAGTTATCTTACAAATAATTATCCTACA CACAGCCCAAATACCAGCATAAAGAGATCTGCTTCTCCATCAGCTTCCTTCAATAGAAAAAAACAGAAGAGTTCTGGGAACCAGAGAGAATCACCAGTTGATATGGATATGGAGTCAG ATATGGATACTGTTTTGAGCTCTCCTTCCTCTGGAAGCTTTAAATTTCAACCACCTCTTCCTCCTGGATCCCCACTGTATGGTACTCCACCACCATTGCCACGTGGAACTCCTCCATCTACTCCTACCAACTTTATTCCTCCACCTCCTCCAACTCCAACTCCTCCACCACTTCCTAAAGGCACCCCTCCACCGACCCCCAAAAGAGGATCCCCAATGCCTCACGGCAAGGATAGTTTAAATGTACAACCACAGGTGGTAGATTCGATGGATGAAGATGCGTTGACCCTGGAAGAGTTGGAAGAGCAACAACGTTTAATATGGGCTGCTCTCGAGAATGCAGAAAGCACAAACAGTGATTCAGATGCTCCCACACCTTTAACTGTGACTTCTGTCACCTCATCTCCAAGTAGGACTGATGTAGATAATGTGACAGAGACGAAGCCTGCAATTCACAATCCAGGTAGTATATCAAATAATTCTGATGCTTTCCTAGATGCAATTGCAACAGAACCTGATGATGATACCTCTGTTTTACCTGAAGATGATGATATATCTGTTTTACCTGAAGAAGATGAGCTGTTAAAAGATAACCATGTTGACTGTACAGTAGTAGAGGGCAATGGATCAGCTATAAATGCTGCAGAGGAGAAAACTGAAGTTAATGCAGATGCCCCAGAAGAGAGTGCTTGTGAGGTTCCCTCTGTCACTAATTCAGGCAAACCAGATATGAGTAAATTTGCTGCTGGCATCACACCATTTGAATATGACAATATGTCTGAATCAACTGGCACATACCTGCGGCTTCGAAATGTTCTGAAGAATTCACCAAGAAACCAACAAAAAGGCAAACCTCTTTAG